A stretch of DNA from Candidatus Methylomirabilis tolerans:
ATAATGAACATTTCACTGACGCCACAACTTGAAAAACTGGTGAAAAACAAAGTAGAGAGCGGGCTTTATGGTTCCGCAAGCGAAGTAATACGCGAAGCCTTGCGCCTTCTTGAAGAACGAGACCGGAGACATACCTTGCGCGTTGAGGAACTCAAGGCCGAAATCAAGAAAGGCCTGGACAGCGGCGAGCCAACAGC
This window harbors:
- a CDS encoding type II toxin-antitoxin system ParD family antitoxin is translated as MNISLTPQLEKLVKNKVESGLYGSASEVIREALRLLEERDRRHTLRVEELKAEIKKGLDSGEPTALDVGAIKTRGRKRLDAQHNKANG